The following coding sequences lie in one Lolium perenne isolate Kyuss_39 chromosome 2, Kyuss_2.0, whole genome shotgun sequence genomic window:
- the LOC127333524 gene encoding uncharacterized protein isoform X4, whose protein sequence is MEPRKDDAPYAGQGTVHGSSSSTSTSSPVPEYPATGTVKPVLNFSIQTGEEFALEFMRDRTISKKPPVPVMPRDQTAAAGANQKSSRGILGAHRTGAESRFDASIYLTTDNQQAGDFERRSVDENENRTRHVSTRSAPRAPSSGGSSHGLTHGYASSGASDSSRKIKILCSFGGKILPRPSDGKLRYAGGETRIIRINRNTSWQELKQKTTAIYNQPHTIKYQLPGEDLDALISVSNDEDLRNMMEECAFLDSGERSQKLRIFLVSSVDFDDMNFSLGSMDSDSGIQYVVAINGMDMGAAKPSSGHALVNTSISEFDQFINFNVDINQADLRNYGSSLHNVTASTSTPPAMMSRPVPVGLSSDNTATLYSYLSHGIQNVHGSDYSYPTSSERFNDNDDQMSIPLSGPSDFRYASQYAPYSGTASLRSFEQQFYDGGMKIGSMKEEKQDSVKMPLQKNGLDYFESLDNLNAPMLDHDSSVPKFMHSEVPPIASVQEGLASSFHPSYSAKSLDTYTASKAMSPTQGSECNEDDRQSSEAFASGCSEFQVDMSDHSNKNSPPHPGRVFHSDWIPREQAGVLNRLSKSDDPLNSQILILQSQSRVVNEPIAEAIDPAVEGNEKTNLATWAINFNDPATVDSLTQFEKEYSNTAQHTSFNKQLVGEKMSSKDMSMHTPEKIVARGKPTKITGDGIEAANLWGDHADMGHHFSRDTPKPALSTDVECDLVVPSSTSTVNDSHKEPIVPKTDKRDIAGGTAFIPSQTNNAPAPVRKNVEGLQVDNPFPNMHEMMPSVPEFETTFEEGRAVGPVMDASFVDNDFEYLQIIKNEDLEELRELGSGTFGTVYHGKWRGSDVAIKRIKKSCFAGRSSELERLANEFWREAEILSKLHHPNVVAFYGVVKDGPGGTLATVTEFMVNGSLRHVLQRNKNLDRRKRLIIAMDAAFGLEYLHSKNIVHFDLKCDNLLVNLKDQSRPICKVGDFGLSKIKRNTLVSGGVRGTLPWMAPELLNGGSNKVSEKVDVFSFGIVMWEILTGEEPYANMHYGAIIGGIVNNTLRPHVPASCDPEWRRLMEQCWAPDPAQRPAFTEIAGRLRSMSVAASQAKASSK, encoded by the exons ATGGAACCTAGAAAAGATGATGCCCCGTACGCAGGTCAGGGCACTGTACATGGATCCTCAAGTTCAACATCTACCAGCTCCCCAGTTCCAGAGTACCCTGCTACAGGCACCGTTAAGCCTGTCCTTAATTTTTCAATCCAGACTGGGGAGGAGTTTGCTCTTGAATTCATGAGGGATCGAACTATATCCAAGAAGCCTCCGGTTCCTGTTATGCCTCGTGATCAAACTGCTGCAGCTGGTGCCAATCAAAAAAGTTCTAGAGGAATCCTTGGTGCTCACCGTACCGGAGCTGAAAGTAGGTTTGATGCATCAATTTATTTGACTACAGATAATCAGCAAGCCGGGGACTTTGAAAGAAGATCTGTTGATGAAAACGAAAATAGAACCAGGCACGTATCAACTAGATCGGCTCCACGAGCTCCATCTAGTGGTGGAAGTAGTCATGGACTGACCCATGGTTATGCTTCTTCTGGGGCCTCAGACTCCTCAAGAAAGATAAAAATTCTCTGTAGCTTTGGGGGGAAAATATTACCCCGACCAAGTGATGGGAAGCTTAGGTATGCTGGTGGCGAGACACGTATAATTCGAATCAATAGAAATACTTCCTGGCAGGAGCTCAAACAGAAGACGACAGCCATCTATAATCAACCTCATACTATCAAGTATCAGCTACCTGGTGAAGATCTTGATGCACTGATCTCAGTTTCGAATGATGAAGATTTGAGAAACATGATGGAGGAATGTGCCTTCCTTGATAGTGGCGAGAGGTCCCAGAAGCTTAGGATCTTTCTCGTGTCCTCGGTTGATTTTGATGACATGAATTTCAGCCTGGGCAGTATGGATAGCGATTCTGGGATCCAGTATGTTGTTGCCATCAACGGAATGGATATGGGAGCTGCAAAACCTTCAAGTGGGCATGCTTTAGTAAACACATCCATCAGCGAGTTTGATCAGTTCATTAACTTCAATGTTGACATTAATCAGGCAGATTTAAGGAATTACGGTTCCAGTTTGCATAATGTGACTGCATCAACTTCTACGCCTCCTGCTATGATGTCGAGACCAGTACCAGTGGGTCTATCCAGTGATAATACTGCAACTTTGTATTCTTACCTTAGCCATGGGATCCAGAATGTGCATGGTTCTGATTACTCTTATCCAACTTCCAGTGAAAGATTTAATGATAACGACGACCAGATGTCTATTCCTCTATCGGGCCCTTCAGACTTTAGATATGCTTCCCAATATGCACCTTATTCTGGAACTGCTTCACTGCGATCTTTTGAGCAACAGTTTTATGACGGTGGCATGAAGATAGGATCAATGAAGGAGGAAAAACAGGATTCTGTTAAAATGCCGCTTCAAAAGAATGGACTGGATTATTTTGAGTCTCTTGATAATCTGAATGCTCCTATGCTGGATCATGACTCTTCTGTTCCGAAATTTATGCATTCGGAAGTCCCTCCCATTGCTTCTGTTCAAGAAGGCTTAGCATCTTCTTTTCATCCAAGTTACAGTGCAAAGAGCCTAGATACTTATACAGCATCAAAAGCTATGTCTCCTACTCAGGGTTCAGAGTGTAATGAAGATGATCGCCAATCTAGTGAAGCTTTTGCATCTGGGTGTTCTGAATTTCAAGTTGACATGTCAGATCACAGCAATAAGAATTCACCACCTCACCCTGGACGAGTTTTTCATTCTGACTGGATTCCAAGGGAGCAGGCAGGGGTTCTGAACCGGTTATCTAAATCTGATGATCCACTTAATTCTCAGATTCTGATTCTTCAGTCACAATCTCGTGTGGTAAATGAACCCATTGCAGAAGCCATTGATCCTGCAGTTGAGGGGAATGAAAAAACAAATTTAGCCACATGGGCAATAAATTTTAACGATCCAGCTACTGTTGATAGTCTCACACAGTTTGAAAAAGAATACAGCAATACTGCACAACAtacttcttttaataaacaactgGTTGGCGAGAAGATGTCCTCGAAAGATATGAGTATGCATACACCAGAAAAGATTGTAGCCAGAGGTAAACCGACCAAGATAACTGGTGATGGCATAGAAGCAGCTAATCTGTGGGGAGATCATGCTGATATGGGACATCATTTTAGTCGGGATACTCCCAAGCCTGCGTTGTCAACTGATGTTGAATGTGATCTAGTTGTGCCAAGTTCCACCAGTACAGTTAATGATTCTCATAAGGAACCAATTGTCCCTAAAACAGATAAAAGAGACATTGCTGGTGGTACTG CTTTTATCCCATCACAAACCAACAATGCACCAGCACCTGTGAGGAAGAATGTTGAAGGGCTTCAGGTTGATAACCCTTTTCCAAATATGCATGAGATGATGCCATCTGTTCCTGAGTTTGAG ACAACATTTGAAGAGGGCAGAGCTGTTGGACCAGTAATGGATGCTTCTTTTGTCGATAATGATTTTGAATACTTGCAG ATTATCAAGAATGAAGACCTTGAAGAACTTAGGGAACTTGGTTCTGGCACATTTGGAACTGTATACCATGGGAAATGGAGGGGGAGTGATGTGGCCattaagagaataaagaaaagctGTTTTGCAGGGCGATCTTCTGAGCTAGAAAGATTA GCAAATGAATTCTGGCGTGAAGCTGAAATCCTCTCAAAGCTTCACCACCCTAATGTTGTGGCTTTTTATGGCGTTGTGAAAGATGGGCCAGGTGGTACCTTGGCAACTGTAACTGAGTTTATGGTTAATGGTTCTCTTCGGCATGTCTTGCAGCGAAACAA AAACCTTGATCGGCGTAAGCGGCTTATCATAGCAATGGATGCAGCATTTGGACTGGAGTATTTGCACTCGAAAAATATTGTGCACTTTGATTTGAAGTGCGATAACTTGCTCGTGAATCTTAAAGATCAGTCGCGCCCTATATGTAAA GTTGGTGATTTTGGGTTATCCAAAATTAAAAGAAACACCCTGGTTTCAGGTGGTGTAAGGGGGACCCTCCCATGGATGGCCCCGGAATTACTCAACGGGGGAAGCAATAAGGTGTCTGAGAAG GTTGATGTATTTTCCTTTGGCATTGTCATGTGGGAAATCCTCACTGGAGAAGAACCATATGCCAATATGCATTATGGTGCAATTATAG GGGGAATCGTAAACAACACATTGAGGCCGCATGTGCCAGCCTCATGTGACCCGGAGTGGAGAAGACTAATGGAGCAATGCTGGGCCCCGGATCCGGCACAACGCCCGGCCTTCACAGAGATTGCTGGGCGACTCCGTTCCATGTCTGTCGCGGCAAGTCAGGCAAAGGCAAGCTCCAAATAA
- the LOC127333524 gene encoding uncharacterized protein isoform X5: MEPRKDDAPYAGQGTVHGSSSSTSTSSPVPEYPATGTVKPVLNFSIQTGEEFALEFMRDRTISKKPPVPVMPRDQTAAAGANQKSSRGILGAHRTGAESRFDASIYLTTDNQQAGDFERRSVDENENRTRHVSTRSAPRAPSSGGSSHGLTHGYASSGASDSSRKIKILCSFGGKILPRPSDGKLRYAGGETRIIRINRNTSWQELKQKTTAIYNQPHTIKYQLPGEDLDALISVSNDEDLRNMMEECAFLDSGERSQKLRIFLVSSVDFDDMNFSLGSMDSDSGIQYVVAINGMDMGAAKPSSGHALVNTSISEFDQFINFNVDINQADLRNYGSSLHNVTASTSTPPAMMSRPVPVGLSSDNTATLYSYLSHGIQNVHGSDYSYPTSSERFNDNDDQMSIPLSGPSDFRYASQYAPYSGTASLRSFEQQFYDGGMKIGSMKEEKQDSVKMPLQKNGLDYFESLDNLNAPMLDHDSSVPKFMHSEVPPIASVQEGLASSFHPSYSAKSLDTYTASKAMSPTQGSECNEDDRQSSEAFASGCSEFQVDMSDHSNKNSPPHPGRVFHSDWIPREQAGVLNRLSKSDDPLNSQILILQSQSRVVNEPIAEAIDPAVEGNEKTNLATWAINFNDPATVDSLTQFEKEYSNTAQHTSFNKQLVGEKMSSKDMSMHTPEKIVARGKPTKITGDGIEAANLWGDHADMGHHFSRDTPKPALSTDVECDLVVPSSTSTVNDSHKEPIVPKTDKRDIAGGTGERTSPDILSDFFANANAVVQSRPFNDPVLSLNMPNYEPQRWSFFRNLAQNEFQHKDRDNLAKIEEGSYPFGRLEHDAFNVKNFPPLDDISVEILPVSSSSNVDSTILPPAFIPSQTNNAPAPVRKNVEGLQVDNPFPNMHEMMPSVPEFEETTFEEGRAVGPVMDASFVDNDFEYLQIIKNEDLEELRELGSGTFGTVYHGKWRGSDVAIKRIKKSCFAGRSSELERLVSSTPASFACK; the protein is encoded by the exons ATGGAACCTAGAAAAGATGATGCCCCGTACGCAGGTCAGGGCACTGTACATGGATCCTCAAGTTCAACATCTACCAGCTCCCCAGTTCCAGAGTACCCTGCTACAGGCACCGTTAAGCCTGTCCTTAATTTTTCAATCCAGACTGGGGAGGAGTTTGCTCTTGAATTCATGAGGGATCGAACTATATCCAAGAAGCCTCCGGTTCCTGTTATGCCTCGTGATCAAACTGCTGCAGCTGGTGCCAATCAAAAAAGTTCTAGAGGAATCCTTGGTGCTCACCGTACCGGAGCTGAAAGTAGGTTTGATGCATCAATTTATTTGACTACAGATAATCAGCAAGCCGGGGACTTTGAAAGAAGATCTGTTGATGAAAACGAAAATAGAACCAGGCACGTATCAACTAGATCGGCTCCACGAGCTCCATCTAGTGGTGGAAGTAGTCATGGACTGACCCATGGTTATGCTTCTTCTGGGGCCTCAGACTCCTCAAGAAAGATAAAAATTCTCTGTAGCTTTGGGGGGAAAATATTACCCCGACCAAGTGATGGGAAGCTTAGGTATGCTGGTGGCGAGACACGTATAATTCGAATCAATAGAAATACTTCCTGGCAGGAGCTCAAACAGAAGACGACAGCCATCTATAATCAACCTCATACTATCAAGTATCAGCTACCTGGTGAAGATCTTGATGCACTGATCTCAGTTTCGAATGATGAAGATTTGAGAAACATGATGGAGGAATGTGCCTTCCTTGATAGTGGCGAGAGGTCCCAGAAGCTTAGGATCTTTCTCGTGTCCTCGGTTGATTTTGATGACATGAATTTCAGCCTGGGCAGTATGGATAGCGATTCTGGGATCCAGTATGTTGTTGCCATCAACGGAATGGATATGGGAGCTGCAAAACCTTCAAGTGGGCATGCTTTAGTAAACACATCCATCAGCGAGTTTGATCAGTTCATTAACTTCAATGTTGACATTAATCAGGCAGATTTAAGGAATTACGGTTCCAGTTTGCATAATGTGACTGCATCAACTTCTACGCCTCCTGCTATGATGTCGAGACCAGTACCAGTGGGTCTATCCAGTGATAATACTGCAACTTTGTATTCTTACCTTAGCCATGGGATCCAGAATGTGCATGGTTCTGATTACTCTTATCCAACTTCCAGTGAAAGATTTAATGATAACGACGACCAGATGTCTATTCCTCTATCGGGCCCTTCAGACTTTAGATATGCTTCCCAATATGCACCTTATTCTGGAACTGCTTCACTGCGATCTTTTGAGCAACAGTTTTATGACGGTGGCATGAAGATAGGATCAATGAAGGAGGAAAAACAGGATTCTGTTAAAATGCCGCTTCAAAAGAATGGACTGGATTATTTTGAGTCTCTTGATAATCTGAATGCTCCTATGCTGGATCATGACTCTTCTGTTCCGAAATTTATGCATTCGGAAGTCCCTCCCATTGCTTCTGTTCAAGAAGGCTTAGCATCTTCTTTTCATCCAAGTTACAGTGCAAAGAGCCTAGATACTTATACAGCATCAAAAGCTATGTCTCCTACTCAGGGTTCAGAGTGTAATGAAGATGATCGCCAATCTAGTGAAGCTTTTGCATCTGGGTGTTCTGAATTTCAAGTTGACATGTCAGATCACAGCAATAAGAATTCACCACCTCACCCTGGACGAGTTTTTCATTCTGACTGGATTCCAAGGGAGCAGGCAGGGGTTCTGAACCGGTTATCTAAATCTGATGATCCACTTAATTCTCAGATTCTGATTCTTCAGTCACAATCTCGTGTGGTAAATGAACCCATTGCAGAAGCCATTGATCCTGCAGTTGAGGGGAATGAAAAAACAAATTTAGCCACATGGGCAATAAATTTTAACGATCCAGCTACTGTTGATAGTCTCACACAGTTTGAAAAAGAATACAGCAATACTGCACAACAtacttcttttaataaacaactgGTTGGCGAGAAGATGTCCTCGAAAGATATGAGTATGCATACACCAGAAAAGATTGTAGCCAGAGGTAAACCGACCAAGATAACTGGTGATGGCATAGAAGCAGCTAATCTGTGGGGAGATCATGCTGATATGGGACATCATTTTAGTCGGGATACTCCCAAGCCTGCGTTGTCAACTGATGTTGAATGTGATCTAGTTGTGCCAAGTTCCACCAGTACAGTTAATGATTCTCATAAGGAACCAATTGTCCCTAAAACAGATAAAAGAGACATTGCTGGTGGTACTGGTGAGAGGACTTCCCCTGACATTCTTTCTGATTTCTTTGCCAACGCTAACGCTGTAGTGCAATCACGTCCTTTTAATGATCCTGTCCTTAGCTTGAACATGCCTAACTATGAACCCCAGAGGTGGTCATTCTTCAGAAATCTTGCACAAAATGAGTTTCAACATAAAGACCGGGACAACCTGGCAAAGATTGAGGAAGGATCTTATCCTTTTGGACGTTTAGAGCACGATGCATTTAATGTGAAGAATTTTCCTCCTCTGGATGATATTAGTGTCGAAATACTTCCAGTGTCTTCCAGCTCCAATGTTGACTCTACTATTTTGCCTCCAGCTTTTATCCCATCACAAACCAACAATGCACCAGCACCTGTGAGGAAGAATGTTGAAGGGCTTCAGGTTGATAACCCTTTTCCAAATATGCATGAGATGATGCCATCTGTTCCTGAGTTTGAG GAGACAACATTTGAAGAGGGCAGAGCTGTTGGACCAGTAATGGATGCTTCTTTTGTCGATAATGATTTTGAATACTTGCAG ATTATCAAGAATGAAGACCTTGAAGAACTTAGGGAACTTGGTTCTGGCACATTTGGAACTGTATACCATGGGAAATGGAGGGGGAGTGATGTGGCCattaagagaataaagaaaagctGTTTTGCAGGGCGATCTTCTGAGCTAGAAAGATTAGTAAGCTCCACTCCAGCTTCGTTTGCAT GCAAATGA